One Sediminibacillus dalangtanensis genomic region harbors:
- the spoIIIAA gene encoding stage III sporulation protein AA: MEEILRLFSEPSRTSLASIIGERWTSLQEIRVRLSRPIELIFDSRNEWANGLILTKEDGIYLLNQISQFSLYRLEDELREGFITIEGGHRIGLSGKVNTVKGSVKAIKDISSFNIRIAKEKQGSAEGIIPFLYEKDYLNTLIIGPPQTGKTTMLRDLVRLVSSGWGQAAGRKAAVIDERSEIGGSVDGIPQHDLGPRTDIMDACPKADGMMMMIRSMSPEVLLVDEIGSEKDVQALMEAIYAGVKVICSIHGDYLHELKKRPSLLPLFDSNAFQRYVVLEKKVAPGAVKWILNGNGERIERKQRCRQNEVDRSDSAALRNYVGRF; encoded by the coding sequence GTGGAAGAAATTTTACGATTGTTTTCAGAACCGTCCAGGACAAGCCTTGCCAGCATTATCGGCGAGCGATGGACAAGTCTTCAAGAGATAAGGGTAAGGCTGTCCCGGCCGATTGAACTTATTTTTGATAGTCGAAATGAATGGGCGAATGGATTGATACTGACGAAAGAAGACGGGATATATCTATTAAATCAGATCAGTCAATTTTCCCTCTATCGTCTGGAAGACGAACTGCGCGAGGGGTTTATCACGATAGAAGGCGGTCACCGTATCGGTCTCTCTGGAAAGGTTAATACAGTAAAAGGGTCTGTTAAAGCGATAAAGGATATTTCCTCTTTTAATATACGGATTGCTAAAGAAAAGCAGGGAAGTGCGGAAGGAATCATTCCGTTTCTATATGAGAAAGATTACTTGAATACATTGATCATCGGGCCACCACAGACCGGGAAAACGACGATGCTAAGAGATTTGGTAAGGTTGGTATCTTCAGGATGGGGACAAGCAGCAGGCAGAAAGGCAGCGGTCATCGATGAGCGTTCCGAAATTGGGGGCAGTGTAGACGGGATACCACAGCATGATCTAGGCCCTCGCACCGATATCATGGACGCTTGTCCGAAGGCAGACGGAATGATGATGATGATTCGCTCCATGTCACCAGAGGTTTTGCTCGTTGATGAAATTGGCAGCGAAAAGGATGTACAAGCCTTGATGGAAGCAATTTATGCAGGCGTGAAAGTGATTTGTTCCATTCATGGTGATTATCTGCATGAATTGAAAAAACGGCCTTCCCTACTGCCGCTTTTTGACAGTAATGCCTTTCAAAGGTATGTGGTGTTAGAGAAAAAAGTGGCTCCGGGGGCAGTGAAATGGATTTTAAATGGAAACGGAGAGCGTATCGAGAGGAAACAGAGGTGCAGACAAAATGAAGTGGATAGGAGCGATTCTGCTGCTTTGCGCAACTACGTGGGCAGGTTTTGA